The following is a genomic window from Miltoncostaea oceani.
GGCCGTGATCTCGTGCCGGGCGCCGGGGTCGGCCTCGGCGAGCAGGACGCCGAGCGAGTAGGGCTCGGCGCCGTACGAGCAGCCGGCGCTCCACACCTTCAGGCCCCGCCGTCCCGCGGTCGCCACGAGGCCCGGCAGGATGTCCCGCTCGAGCTCGGCGAAGCGCTCCGGGTTCCGGAAGAGCTCGGAGACGTTGATCGTCATGTGGTCGAGGAACGCCTCGCGGGCCGCGACGTCGCGGCGGAGCCGCTCCAGGTACGCGTCGAGGTCGCCGTCGCCGGAGCGCCGCGCGAACGACCGGAGGCGCCGCTCCATCTGACCGCGGCGGTAGTCGTCGAGGTCGATCCTGAGCAGCGACCGGACGCCCCCGCAGAAGCGGGCGTAGTCCGCCGCCGCGGGACCCTCCGGCGTGCGCGCGTCGGTGGAGGTGCTCACGAGGCGCTCATGTCGTCGGCGACGCGGCGGACGTCCTCCGCGAGCCGGGCGACCTCGGTGGCCGCGCGTCCGGTCTCGCCGGCGGCGGCGGCGACCTCCTGGGAGGCGGCGGCGATGCTCTGCAGCGAGCCGCTCGTGGCGGAGACCGCCTCGGCGATGCCGGTGAACTCGGTGGCGACGGACGCGTTGGCCCGGTCGAGCTCGCCGACCTGGTCGGAGGCGGCGCGCTCGGCCTCGCGGACGCGGCCGATGCTGCGCTGCATCTCGGCGACGGCGGTGTTCGCCTCGCC
Proteins encoded in this region:
- a CDS encoding CheR family methyltransferase, which produces MSTSTDARTPEGPAAADYARFCGGVRSLLRIDLDDYRRGQMERRLRSFARRSGDGDLDAYLERLRRDVAAREAFLDHMTINVSELFRNPERFAELERDILPGLVATAGRRGLKVWSAGCSYGAEPYSLGVLLAEADPGARHEITATDLDERVLARAREGRFTEADMRAVTRARRERWFRTEADGGVRADDALRRSIRFSRLDLLADRFPAGQDLILCRNVVIYFTEDAKERLYSRFLQALRPGGVLFVGATERIARSDELGWEKQGMFFYRRPDGPAVTQEGPNR